One genomic segment of Pseudorca crassidens isolate mPseCra1 chromosome X, mPseCra1.hap1, whole genome shotgun sequence includes these proteins:
- the MED12 gene encoding mediator of RNA polymerase II transcription subunit 12 isoform X16 — protein sequence MAAFGILSYEHRPLKRPRLGPPDVYPQDPKQKEDELTALNVKQGFNNQPAVSGDEHGSAKNVNFNPAKISSNFSSIIAEKLRCNTLPDTGRRKPQVNQKDNFWLVTARSQSAINTWFTDLAGTKPLTQLAKKVPIFSKKEEVFGYLAKYTVPVMRAAWLIKMTCAYYAAITETKVKKRHVIDPFMEWTQIITKYLWEQLQKMAEYYRPGPSGSGGCGSTIGPLPHDVEVAIRQWDYNEKLAMFMFQDGMLDRHEFLTWVLECFEKIRPGEDELLKLLLPLLLRYSGEFVQSAYLSRRLAYFCTRRLALQLDGMSSHSSHVMSAQSTSTLPTTPAPQPPTSSTPSTPFSDLLMCPQHRPLVFGLSCILQTILLCCPSALVWHYSLTDSRIKTGSPLDHLPIAPSNLPMPEGNSAFTQQVRAKLREIEQQIKERGQAVEVRWSFDKCQEATAGFTIGRVLHTLEVLDSHSFERSDFSNSLDSLCNRIFGLGPSKDGHEISSDDDAVVSLLCEWAVSCKRSGRHRAMVVAKLLEKRQAEIEAERCGESEAADEKGSIASGSLSAPSAPIFQDVLLQFLDTQAPMLTDPRSESERVEFFNLVLLFCELIRHDVFSHNMYTCTLISRGDLAFGAPGPRPPSPFDDPADDPERKEAEGSSSSKLEDPGLSESMDIDPSSSVLFEDMEKPDFSLFSPTMPCEGKGSPSPEKPDVEKEVKPPPKEKLEGTLGVLYDQPRHVQYATHFPIPQEESCSHECNQRLVVLFGVGKQRDDARHAIKKITKDILKVLNRKGTAETDQLAPIVPLNPGDLTFLGGEDGQKRRRNRPEAFPTAEDIFAKFQHLSHYDQHQVTAQVSRNVLEQITSFALGMSYHLPLVQHVQFIFDLMEYSLSISGLIDFAIQLLNELSVVEAELLLKSSDLVGSYTTSLCLCIVAVLRHYHACLILNQDQMAQVFEGLCGVVKHGMNRSDGSSAERCILAYLYDLYTSCSHLKSKFGELFSDFCSKVKNTIYCNVEPSESNMRWAPEFMIDTLENPAAHTFTYTGLGKSLSENPANRYSFVCNALMHVCVGHHDPDRVNDIAILCAELTGYCKSLSAEWLGVLKALCCSSNNGTCGFNDLLCNVDVSDLSFHDSLATFVAILIARQCLLLEDLIRCAAIPSLLNAACSEQDSEPGARLTCRILLHLFKTPQLNPCQSDGNKPTVGIRSSCDRHLLAASQNRIVDGAVFAVLKAVFVLGDAELKGSGFTVTGGTEELPEEEGGGGSGGRRQGGRNISVETASLDVYAKYVLRSICQQEWVGERCLKSLCEDSNDLQDPVLSSAQAQRLMQLICYPHRLLDNEDGENPQRQRIKRILQNLDQWTMRQSSLELQLMIKQTPNNEMNSLLENIAKATIEVFQQSAETGSSSGNTASNMPSSSKTKPVLSSLERSGVWLVAPLIAKLPTSVQGHVLKAAGEELEKGQHLGSSSRKERDRQKQKSMSLLSQQPFLSLVLTCLKGQDEQREGLLTSLYSQVHQIVNNWRDDQYLDDCKPKQLMHEALKLRLNLVGGMFDTVQRSTQQTTEWAVLLLEIIISGTVDMQSNNELFTTVLDMLSVLINGTLAADMSSISQGSMEENKRAYMNLVKKLRKELGERQSDSLEKVRQLLPLPKQTRDVITCEPQGSLIDTKGNKIAGFDSIFKKEGLQVSTKQKISPWDLFEGLKPSAPLSWGWFGTVRVDRRVARGEEQQRLLLYHTHLRPRPRAYYLEPLPLPPEDEEPPAPALLEPEKKAPEPPKTDKPGAAPPSTEERKKKSTKGKKRSQPAAKTEDYGMGPGRSGPYGVTVPPDLLHHTNPGSISHLSYRQGSIGLYTQNQPLPAGGPRVDPYRPVRLPMQKLPTRPPYPGVLPTTMTGVMGLEPSSYKTSVYRQQQPAVPQGQRLRQQLQQSQGMLGQSSVHQMTPSSSYGLQTSQGYTPYVSHVGLQQHTGPADPTRHLQQRPSGYVHQQAPTYGHGLTSTQRFSHQTLQQTPMIGTMTPLGAQGVQAGVRSASILPEQQQQQQQQQQQQQQQQQQQQQQQQQQYHIRQQQQQQILRQQQQQQQQQQQQQQQQQQQQQQQQQQQQQQQAHQQQQQQAAPPQPQPQSQPQFQRQGLQQTQQQQQTAALVRQLQQQLSNTQPQPSTNIFGRY from the exons AATGGACTCAGATCATCACCAAGTACTTATGGGAGCAGCTGCAAAAGATGGCTGAATACTACCGGCCAGGGCCTTCCGGAAGTGGGGGCTGTGGTTCTACTATAGGGCCCTTGCCCCATGATGTAGAGGTGGCAATCCGGCAGTGGGACTACAATGAGAAGCTAGCCATGTTCATGTTTCAG GACGGAATGCTGGACAGACATGAGTTCCTGACCTGGGTACTTGAGTGTTTTGAGAAAATCCGCCCTGGAGAGGATGAATTGCTTAAACTGCTGCTGCCCCTGCTGCTTCGA TACTCTGGGGAATTCGTTCAGTCTGCATACCTCTCCCGCCGCCTTGCCTACTTCTGTACGCGGAGACTGGCCCTGCAGCTGGATGGCATGAGCAGTCACTCATCTCATGTGATGTCTGCTCAGTCAACAAGCACACTGCCCACGACCCCTGCTCCTCAGCCCCCAACTAGCAGCACACCCTCTACACCCTTTAGTGACCTGCTTATGTGCCCTCAGCACCGGCCCCTAGTTTTTGGCCTCAGCTGTATCCTTCAG ACCATCCTCCTGTGTTGTCCTAGTGCCCTGGTTTGGCACTACTCACTGACTGATAGCCGAATCAAGACTGGCTCACCACTTGACCACCTGCCTATTGCCCCCTCCAACCTGCCCATGCCAGAGGGCAACAGTGCCTTCACTCAGCAG GTCCGTGCAAAGTTGCGGGAGATTGAGCAGCAGATCAAGGAGCGAGGACAGGCCGTTGAGGTTCGCTGGTCTTTTGATAAGTGCCAAGAAGCTACTGCAG GCTTCACCATTGGACGGGTGCTCCATACTTTGGAAGTGCTGGACAGCCATAGTTTTGAGCGCTCTGACTTCAGCAACTCTCTTGATTCCCTCTGTAATCGAATCTTTGGATTGGGGCCTAGCAAGGATGGGCACGAG ATCTCCTCAGATGATGATGCTGTGGTATCATTACTGTGTGAATGGGCTGTCAGCTGCAAGCGCTCTGGTCGTCATCGTGCGATGGTGGTAGCCAAGCTGCTGGAGAAGAGACAGGCAGAGATTGAGGCTGAG CGTTGTGGAGAATCGGAAGCCGCAGATGAGAAGGGTTCCATAGCCTCTGGCTCCCTTTCTGCTCCTAGTGCTCCCATTTTCCAGGATGTCCTCCTGCAGTTTCTGGATACACAGGCTCCCATGCTGA CGGACCCCCGAAGTGAGAGTGAGCGAGTGGAGTTCTTTAACTTGGTACTGCTTTTCTGTGAACTGATTCGACATGATGTTTTCTCCCACAACATGTACACTTGCACCCTCATCTCCCGAGGGGACCTTGCCTTCGGAGCCCCTGGTCCCCGGCCTCCCTCTCCCTTTGATGACCCTGCCGATGACCCTGAGCGCAAAGAGGCtgagggcagcagcagcagcaagctGGAG GATCCAGGCCTCTCGGAGTCTATGGACATCGACCCTAGCTCCAGTGTGCTCTTTGAGGACATGGAGAAGCCTGATTTCTCA TTGTTCTCCCCCACTATGCCCTGTGAGGGGAAAGGCAGTCCATCCCCTGAGAAACCAGATGTTGAGAAGGAGGTGAAGCCCCCACCCAAGGAGAAGCTAGAAGGGACCCTTGGGGTTCTTTATGACCAGCCGCGGCATGTGCAGTATGCCACGCACTTTCCCATCCCCCAG GAGGAGTCATGCAGCCATGAGTGCAACCAGCGGTTGGTCGTACTGTTTGGGGTGGGAAAGCAGCGAGATGATGCCCGCCATGCCATCAAGAAAATTACCAAGGATATCCTGAAGGTTCTGAACCGCAAAGGGACAGCGGAAACTG ACCAGCTTGCTCCTATTGTGCCTCTGAATCCTGGAGACCTGACATTCTTAG GTGGGGAGGATGGGCAGAAGCGGCGGCGCAACCGGCCTGAAGCCTTCCCCACTGCCGAGGATATCTTTGCTAAGTTCCAGCACCTTTCACATTATGACCAACACCAGGTCACAGCTCAG GTCTCCCGGAATGTTCTGGAGCAGATCACGAGCTTTGCCCTTGGCATGTCGTACCACTTGCCTCTGGTGCAGCATGTGCAGTTCATCTTCGACCTCATGGAATATTCACTCAGCATCAGTGGCCTCATCGACTTTGCCATTCAG CTACTGAATGAACTGAGTGTAGTTGAGGCCGAGTTGCTTCTCAAATCCTCGGATCTGGTGGGCAGCTACACCACCAGCCTGTGCCTGTGCATCGTGGCTGTCCTGCGGCACTATCACGCCTGCCTCATCCTcaaccaggaccagatggcacaGGTCTTTGAGGG GCTGTGTGGCGTAGTCAAGCATGGGATGAACCGGTCCGATGGCTCCTCCGCAGAACGCTGTATCCTTGCTTATCTCTATGATCTGTACACCTCCTGTAGCCATTTAAAGAGCAAATTTGGGGAGCTCTTCAG CGACTTCTGCTCCAAGGTGAAGAACACCATCTACTGCAACGTGGAGCCGTCAGAATCCAACATGCGCTGGGCACCTGAGTTCATGATTGACACTCTGGAGAACCCTGCCGCTCACACCTTCACCTACACAGGGCTAGGCAAGAGTCTTAGTGAGAACCCTGCTAACCGCTACAGCTTTGTCTGCAATGCCCTTATGCACGTCTGTGTGGGGCACCATGATCCCGATAG GGTGAATGACATCGCAATCCTGTGTGCAGAGCTGACCGGCTATTGCAAGTCACTGAGTGCAGAGTGGCTGGGAGTGCTTAAGGCCTTGTGCTGCTCCTCTAACAATGGCACTTGTGGTTTCAACGACCTCCTCTGCAATGTAGAT GTCAGTGACCTGTCTTTTCACGACTCCCTGGCCACTTTTGTTGCCATCCTCATCGCTCGGCAGTGTTTGCTCCTGGAGGATCTGATTCGCTGTGCAGCCATCCCTTCGCTTCTTAATGCTG CTTGCAGTGAACAGGACTCTGAGCCGGGGGCCCGGCTTACCTGCCGCATCCTCCTCCACCTTTTCAAGACACCTCAACTCAATCCTTGCCAGTCGGACGGAA ACAAGCCTACGGTAGGAATCCGCTCCTCCTGTGACCGCCACCTGCTGGCTGCCTCCCAGAACCGCATTGTGGATGGAGCTGTGTTTGCTGTTCTCAAGGCTGTGTTTGTACTTG GGGATGCGGAACTGAAGGGTTCAGGCTTCACTGTGACAGGAGGAACAGAAGAACttccagaggaggagggaggaggtggcagtGGCGGTCGGAGGCAGGGTGGCCGCAACATCTCTGTGGAGACAGCCAGTCTGGATGTCTATGCCAAGTACGTGCTACGCAGCATCTGCCAGCAG GAATGGGTAGGAGAACGTTGCCTTAAATCGCTGTGTGAGGACAGCAATGACTTGCAAGACCCAGTGTTGAGTAGCGCCCAGGCCCAGCGCCTCATGCAGCTCATCTGCTACCCACATCGGCTGCTGGACAATGAGGATGGGGAAAACCCCCAGCGGCAACGCATTAAGCGTATTCTCCAG AACTTGGACCAGTGGACCATGCGCCAGTCTTCCTTGGAGCTGCAGCTCATGATCAAGCAGACCCCTAACAAT GAGATGAACTCCCTCTTAGAGAACATCGCCAAGGCCACAATCGAGGTTTTCCAACAGTCTGCAGAGACAGGGTCGTCTTCTGGAAACACTGCAAGCAACATGCCCAGCAGCAGCAAGACCAAGCCCGTGCTCAG CTCCCTAGAGCGCTCTGGTGTATGGCTGGTGGCTCCTCTCATTGCCAAACTGCCCACCTCAGTCCAGGGGCATGTGTTAAAGGCTGCTGGGGAAGAATTGGAGAAGGGCCAGCACCTGGGTTCCTCTTCGCGCAAAGAACGCGATCGACAAAAGCAAAAGAG CATGTCCCTGTTGAGCCAGCAGCCCTTCTTATCCCTGGTGCTGACGTGTCTGAAGGGTCAGGACGAGCAGCGCGAGGGACTCCTTACCTCCCTCTACAGCCAGGTCCACCAG ATTGTGAATAATTGGAGAGATGACCAGTACTTAGACGATTGCAAGCCAAAGCAGCTAATGCATGAGGCGCTCAAACTGCGGCTCAACCTG GTGGGGGGCATGTTTGACACGGTGCAGCGCAGCACCCAGCAGACCACGGAGTGGGCTGTGCTCCTCCTGGAGATCATCATCAGCGGCACTGTCGACATGCAGTCCAACAA TGAGCTCTTCACCACCGTCTTGGACATGCTGAGCGTGCTCATCAATGGGACCCTAGCTGCGGACATGTCCAGCATCTCCCAGGGCAGCATGGAGGAAAACAAACGTGCCTACATGAACCTGGTGAAGAAGCTGCGG AAGGAGTTGGGGGAGCGCCAGTCAGACAGTCTGGAAAAAGTTCGCCAGCTGCTGCCGCTGCCCAAGCAGACCCGAGATGTCATCACATGTGAGCCGCAGGGCTCCCTTATCGACACCAAAGGCAACAAGATCGCCGGCTTCGACTCCATCTTCAAGAAGGAG GGTCTACAGGTTTCCACCAAACAAAAGATCTCCCCCTGGGATCTTTTTGAAGGCTTGAAGCCATCAGCACCACTGTCTTGGGGCTGGTTTGGAACAGTCCGGGTGGACCGGCGCGTGGCCCGCGGAGAGGAGCAGCAGCGGCTGCTGCTGTACCACACGCACCTGAGGCCCCGGCCCCGCGCCTATTACCTGGAGCCACTGCCGCTGCCGCCGGAAGATGAggagcccccagcccccgccctgcTGGAGCCTGAGAAAAAGGCTCCAGAGCCCCCCAAAACTGACAAACCTGGGGCCGCTCCCCCCAGCACTGAGGAACGCAAGAAGAAGTCCACCAAGGGCAAGAAACGCAGCCAGCCGGCCGCCAAGACAGAG GACTATGGAATGGGCCCAGGCCGGAGTGGCCCCTATGGAGTGACAGTGCCTCCGGACCTCCTGCACCACACCAACCCTGGCTCCATATCCCACCTTAGCTACAGGCAGGGCTCCATAGGCCTCTACACCCAGAACCAGCCACTGCCGGCAG GTGGCCCCCGTGTGGACCCGTACCGCCCTGTGCGGTTACCGATGCAGAAGCTGCCGACCCGACCACCTTACCCTGGAGTGCTGCCCACCACCATGACTGGCGTCATGGGACTGGAACCCTCCTCCTACAAGACGTCTGTGTACCGACAGCAGCAGCCTGCGGTGCCCCAGGGACAGCGCCTTCGCCAACAGCTCCAG CAGAGTCAGGGGATGTTGGGACAGTCATCTGTCCATCAGATGACTCCCAGCTCTTCCTACGGTTTGCAGACCTCCCAG ggCTATACTCCTTACGTTTCTCATGTGGGATTGCAGCAACACACAGGCCCCGCAG ATCCTACCCGCCATCTGCAGCAGCGGCCCAGTGGCTATGTGCACCAGCAGGCCCCAACCTACGGACACGGGCTGACCTCTACTCAAAG GTTTTCCCACCAGACACTGCAGCAGACACCCATGATAGGCACTATGACCCCACTAGGCGCCCAGGGTGTCCAGGCTGGCGTCCGGTCGGCTTCCATCCTGcctgagcagcagcagcagcagcagcagcaacagcagcagcagcagcagcagcaacagcagcagcagcagcagcagcagcaacagtacCACAtccggcagcagcagcagcagcagatccTGCGG cagcagcagcagcagcagcagcaacagcagcagcagcagcagcagcagcagcagcagcaacagcagcagcagcagcagcagcagcagcagcaggcacaccagcagcagcagcagcaggcagctcctccccagccccagccccagtcccAGCCCCAG TTCCAGCGCCAGGGGCTTCAGCAGACCCAGCAACAACAGCAGACAGCAGCTTTGGTCCGGCAGCTCCAACAACAGCTCTCCA ATACCCAGCCACAGCCCAGTACCAACATATTTGGACGCTACTGA